The following proteins come from a genomic window of Yinghuangia sp. ASG 101:
- a CDS encoding PadR family transcriptional regulator gives MHGKTQRPGWGERRGEHRMRRPGFGAWGPEPGWGPGGGGGFGRGHGGRGRGRGRARRGDVRASILALLAERPMHGYEMIREIADRTQEAWKPSPGSVYPTLQLLEDEGVIAGEESGGKKLFSLTDTGREEAAAQPEGTAPWDAVNTGFDHEAFHSARTAAFQVSDALRQVLATGNDEQRAKAIEVMTEARKKLYLILAEAE, from the coding sequence ATGCATGGCAAGACACAGCGCCCCGGATGGGGCGAACGACGCGGTGAACACCGCATGCGGCGTCCCGGTTTCGGCGCCTGGGGGCCCGAACCGGGTTGGGGCCCGGGCGGTGGCGGCGGCTTCGGCCGAGGCCACGGCGGGCGAGGCCGGGGGCGTGGCCGCGCCCGGCGCGGCGACGTCAGGGCCTCGATCCTGGCCCTGCTGGCCGAGCGGCCGATGCACGGCTACGAGATGATCCGCGAGATCGCCGACCGCACCCAGGAGGCGTGGAAGCCGAGCCCCGGGTCCGTCTACCCCACGCTGCAACTGCTGGAGGACGAAGGCGTCATCGCCGGTGAGGAGTCCGGCGGCAAGAAGCTGTTCTCGCTCACCGACACCGGCCGCGAGGAGGCCGCGGCGCAGCCCGAGGGCACCGCGCCGTGGGACGCCGTCAACACCGGCTTCGACCACGAGGCCTTCCACAGCGCCCGCACCGCGGCCTTCCAGGTCAGCGACGCCCTGCGCCAGGTCCTGGCGACCGGCAACGACGAGCAGCGCGCGAAGGCGATCGAGGTCATGACCGAAGCCCGCAAGAAGCTGTACCTGATCCTCGCGGAAGCCGAGTGA
- a CDS encoding SDR family NAD(P)-dependent oxidoreductase: MPAAASAVLPPASAEAADPALEACLAHLAALHDLASDDPVRLRVEEAVMAFTRSRRKRRRAEHKRRCAAERAEVIARTATGADDRADDVPLDETDAPVTVGRVSGGRSCYVCKRPYADIDGFYHQLCPPCARENRQRRRARADLSGRRALVTGGRVKIGFELVLKLLRDGAEVIVTSRFPHDTRTRFAAVDDHARWADRLTVAALDLRDPGRLLAWCDELVAAGRPLDILVNNAAQTVRRPPESYAPLLAAERAALGAAAFEPVTALTSVTAVPALPNVPRPPGVRTALPVDAGGLVPDTAPANSWSRRVHEVDPVELLEVQLVNVTAPFLLVSRLLPLLAQSPHERRYIVNVSAVEGQFGRPYKSPGHPHTNMAKAALNMLTRTSAGDLARHGVYMSSVDTGWITDEKPLPDRERAAREGFRTPLDVVDGAARVYDPIVRGETDRDEPPPFGCFLKDYREAPW; this comes from the coding sequence GTGCCGGCCGCCGCTTCGGCCGTCCTTCCGCCCGCGTCCGCCGAGGCCGCGGACCCCGCGCTCGAAGCCTGCCTCGCGCATCTCGCGGCGCTGCACGACCTCGCCTCGGACGACCCGGTGCGGCTGCGCGTCGAGGAGGCGGTCATGGCGTTCACGCGCTCCCGCCGCAAGCGGCGCCGCGCCGAGCACAAGCGCCGATGCGCCGCCGAACGGGCCGAGGTGATCGCCCGGACCGCGACCGGGGCCGACGACCGCGCCGACGACGTCCCGCTCGACGAGACGGACGCACCGGTCACCGTCGGCCGCGTGAGCGGGGGGCGGTCCTGCTACGTGTGCAAGCGGCCGTACGCCGACATCGACGGCTTCTACCACCAGCTCTGCCCGCCGTGCGCGCGCGAGAACCGGCAGCGCAGGCGGGCCCGCGCGGATCTGTCGGGGCGCCGCGCGCTAGTGACCGGCGGTCGCGTGAAGATCGGGTTCGAGCTGGTCCTGAAGCTGCTGCGGGACGGTGCCGAGGTCATCGTGACGTCGCGGTTCCCGCACGACACGCGCACGCGCTTCGCGGCGGTCGACGACCACGCGCGGTGGGCGGACCGGTTGACCGTGGCCGCGCTCGACCTGCGCGACCCGGGGCGGTTGCTCGCGTGGTGCGACGAACTCGTCGCCGCCGGGCGCCCGCTGGACATCCTGGTGAACAACGCGGCGCAGACGGTGCGTCGTCCGCCCGAGTCGTACGCGCCGCTGCTCGCGGCCGAGCGGGCCGCCCTCGGCGCGGCGGCGTTCGAACCGGTCACGGCGCTGACATCGGTGACCGCGGTGCCGGCGCTCCCGAACGTGCCGCGACCGCCGGGCGTTCGGACGGCTCTCCCGGTGGACGCCGGGGGCCTCGTCCCCGACACCGCGCCCGCGAACTCGTGGTCGCGGCGCGTGCACGAGGTGGACCCGGTCGAGCTGCTGGAGGTCCAACTCGTCAATGTCACGGCCCCGTTCCTGCTGGTGAGCCGCCTGCTGCCGCTGCTGGCGCAATCGCCACACGAGCGCCGCTACATCGTCAACGTCTCGGCGGTGGAAGGGCAGTTCGGGCGACCGTACAAATCGCCGGGTCACCCGCACACCAACATGGCGAAGGCCGCGCTCAACATGTTGACCCGCACGAGCGCGGGGGATCTGGCGCGCCACGGGGTGTACATGTCCAGCGTGGACACGGGGTGGATCACCGACGAGAAGCCGCTGCCGGACCGCGAGCGCGCGGCGCGGGAGGGCTTCCGGACGCCGCTGGACGTCGTGGACGGCGCGGCGCGGGTCTACGACCCGATCGTGCGCGGCGAGACCGACCGCGACGAGCCGCCGCCGTTCGGCTGCTTCCTGAAGGACTACCGCGAGGCGCCGTGGTGA